A DNA window from Hevea brasiliensis isolate MT/VB/25A 57/8 chromosome 2, ASM3005281v1, whole genome shotgun sequence contains the following coding sequences:
- the LOC110660334 gene encoding subtilisin-like protease SBT5.4 encodes MLEAKLKISIIFSLFLFILLHIPSHAAKQSYIVYLGQHSFPQGSTIFYDQKVSQSHHDLLATLSYSGKPEEEQPEIFYSYNRVVNGFAAILDEQQAEQLKNHPGVQSVMLNRKYELHTTHSWDFLGLENNNGAATKNSIWKKAKYGEGAIIANFDTGVWPESESFNDEGTGPMPSRWRGFCQSEGGVRCNRKLIGARYFYKGLNAAIGPNKTELSARDTDGHGSHTLSTAGGSFAPRASIFGYGNGTAKGGSPKARVAAYKVCWPAGCYGADILAAFDAALSDGVDVISLSLGGAGEIDYSIDTIAIGALTAIRRGVSVVASAGNDGPDAITASNVAPWFFTVGASTMDRVFTSFVILGNNKHLRGTSLSDTALPAGKSYPLILAADAKAANATTANATLCGPGTLDPSKAAGKIIVCLRGGNIARLDKGIEAARAGAVGMILANDQSSGNELIADPHLLPASQINYTDGLVVIAYINSTKNAAASISPVLTELGVKPAPEMAAFSSRGPNSIDPEILKPDITAPGVDVLAAYSEVASPSESISDARRTAFAIISGTSMSCPHVSGIVGLLKSQHPDWSPAAIKSAIMTTATTRANDGKPILDADGKNATPFAYGAGHIRPNLAADPGLVYDLTLNDYLDLLCHHKYNISFIRSFGNASYTCPEHFSVSTFNYPSITVPKLTGSTTVIRRVKNVGSPGTYNVHVLAPSGITVVVEPESLSFTKTGEEKMYKVTFKPAVNSTEHKDYVFGELIWSDGKHKVKSPLVVKHM; translated from the exons ATGTTGGAAGCAAAATTGAAGATTTCAATTATTTTCTCTTTATTTCTTTTCATCCTTCTGCACATTCCGTCTCATGCTGCCAAACAg TCTTATATAGTATACCTGGGACAACATTCCTTTCCTCAGGGCAGTACAATTTTTTATGATCAGAAAGTGTCACAGTCACACCATGACTTGCTGGCCACATTATCTTATAG TGGGAAGCCGGAAGAGGAGCAACCTGAAATTTTTTACTCTTACAATAGAGTTGTGAATGGTTTTGCTGCAATACTTGATGAGCAACAAGCAGAACAGCTTAAAA ATCATCCGGGTGTCCAATCAGTTATGTTGAACAGAAAATATGAACTACACACAACACATTCATGGGATTTTCTTGGATTAGAGAACAATAATGGAGCAGCTACAAAAAACTCAATTTGGAAAAAGGCAAAATATGGTGAAGGTGCCATTATTGCAAATTTCGACACAG GTGTTTGGCCAGAATCAGAGAGCTTCAACGATGAAGGGACGGGTCCCATGCCATCAAGATGGAGAGGATTTTGTCAGAGCGAAGGTGGAGTTCGCTGCAACAG AAAGCTTATAGGAGCAAGGTACTTTTACAAAGGCCTTAATGCAGCAATTGGCCCTAACAAAACTGAACTATCTGCACGGGACACTGACGGCCATGGCTCCCATACCTTATCCACAGCTGGTGGCAGCTTTGCCCCTAGAGCTAGTATCTTTGGTTATGGCAATGGAACAGCTAAAGGTGGATCACCAAAAGCTCGAGTGGCTGCTTACAAAGTCTGCTGGCCTGCCGGCTGTTATGGAGCAGATATCTTGGCTGCATTTGATGCCGCCTTAAGTGATGGAGTCGATGTGATCTCATTATCATTAGGTGGGGCTGGTGAGATAGATTATTCTATTGATACAATAGCTATTGGAGCCTTAACTGCCATTCGTAGAGGGGTTAGTGTAGTTGCCTCAGCTGGTAATGATGGACCAGATGCAATTACTGCATCCAATGTGGCTCCATGGTTTTTCACAGTTGGCGCTAGCACAATGGATCGCGTTTTCACTAGTTTTGTTATACTTGGCAATAATAAGCATTTAAGG GGAACAAGTCTTTCAGACACAGCCTTGCCTGCTGGAAAGTCTTATCCTTTGATATTAGCAGCTGATGCAAAAGCTGCTAATGCAACAACTGCAAATGC TACGCTATGCGGACCTGGAACACTTGATCCTTCCAAGGCTGCAGGGAAGATCATAGTCTGCCTTCGAGGTGGTAATATTGCAAGATTAGATAAGGGAATTGAAGCTGCTAGAGCAGGTGCTGTTGGGATGATATTGGCAAATGACCAATCTAGTGGGAATGAACTTATAGCTGATCCTCATCTACTTCCTGCTTCACAAATCAATTACACTGATGGTTTAGTTGTTATTGCCTACATAAATTCCACCAA AAATGCGGCGGCATCAATTTCTCCTGTACTCACAGAACTGGGAGTCAAGCCAGCTCCAGAGATGGCGGCATTTTCTTCTAGGGGACCTAATTCAATTGATCCAGAAATCCTTAAG CCTGACATCACTGCACCTGGAGTTGATGTACTCGCTGCTTATTCTGAAGTAGCATCGCCATCTGAATCAATATCTGATGCCCGCCGGACTGCATTCGCTATAATATCTGGCACTTCAATGTCATGCCCTCACGTCTCTGGTATTGTTGGCCTTCTCAAGTCACAACACCCAGATTGGAGTCCTGCTGCTATCAAATCTGCCATCATGACTACTG CAACAACACGAGCCAATGATGGGAAGCCTATACTTGATGCAGATGGGAAAAATGCAACACCTTTTGCATATGGTGCTGGACATATACGTCCAAACCTTGCAGCAGATCCCGGCCTAGTTTATGATTTAACTTTGAATGATTACCTAGACCTTCTTTGTCACCATAAGTACAACATATCCTTTATACGATCATTCGGAAATGCTTCTTATACATGTCCTGAGCATTTTAGTGTATCGACATTCAACTACCCTTCGATCACAGTTCCAAAACTCACAGGCTCAACCACTGTGATTCGCAGAGTCAAGAATGTAGGCTCTCCAGGGACATATAATGTTCATGTCTTGGCACCCTCTGGAATTACTGTTGTGGTTGAACCTGAAAGCTTGTCATTTACAAAAACTGGTGAGGAGAAGATGTATAAGGTTACTTTTAAGCCTGCTGTGAATAGCACCGAGCACAAAGACTATGTTTTTGGGGAGCTAATTTGGTCGGATGGGAAGCATAAGGTCA